In Arthrobacter sp. CDRTa11, one DNA window encodes the following:
- the mptB gene encoding polyprenol phosphomannose-dependent alpha 1,6 mannosyltransferase MptB: MTAPVPATEEMDATTIPGTAADEVDNALSPLIAGFIGSVFMMIGSLGVGWLAPVSELRRMPLFIWMRTEAVGVALSIVLLAIGGMLLVRAWLRLGQRVRVWGLQARRATLQAVVAWGLPMMFTVPLFSRDVYAYIGQGRLMVEGFNPYENGISALSNYFQLGADKMWTEAPVPYGQLFLWIEQFVVWSTNVHPEASIMLFRLAALIGIVLCIIYVPKLADLHGVNPHRALWLTAANPLFLTNFIASVHNDALMIGLALAGLYYCATRRVVFGIVLVTLSISVKPITIVFLPFIGLLWAGKGASWPRKFLYWGLTAGLSLALLFAMSRVNGFGFGWINGLSAPGSIWIWYAPVGLMGLVVASIANAFSLDGWGLAKWVYDAGKVLAVGIVAWQIFKGDHDRLMRRLTLAFAAIVLLAPMIQSWYVVWLIPLFAVTGIRDDWQVKALYFIVSFFMVYAISDQLEVFPYLQTEDLGLALTLARNAAAIIALMFALYLIFLDPRTKHLFSKSDQPVTTRPII, from the coding sequence ATGACGGCGCCCGTGCCTGCGACAGAGGAGATGGACGCCACCACGATCCCGGGGACCGCTGCGGACGAGGTGGACAACGCCCTGTCGCCACTCATTGCCGGTTTTATCGGTTCTGTCTTTATGATGATCGGCTCACTGGGGGTCGGGTGGCTCGCGCCGGTCTCAGAGCTGCGCCGGATGCCGCTGTTTATCTGGATGCGCACCGAGGCCGTTGGCGTTGCCCTCTCGATAGTGCTCCTGGCTATCGGCGGCATGCTTTTGGTCCGCGCCTGGCTCCGCTTAGGACAGCGCGTCAGGGTGTGGGGACTCCAGGCCCGCCGGGCAACACTGCAGGCCGTTGTGGCCTGGGGCCTGCCCATGATGTTCACCGTCCCGCTGTTCAGCCGGGACGTGTACGCGTACATCGGCCAGGGCCGGCTGATGGTGGAAGGCTTCAACCCGTACGAGAACGGCATCTCGGCCCTGTCCAACTATTTCCAGCTGGGTGCGGACAAGATGTGGACCGAAGCCCCCGTGCCGTATGGGCAGTTGTTCCTCTGGATCGAGCAGTTCGTTGTCTGGTCCACCAACGTGCACCCCGAAGCCAGCATCATGCTCTTCAGGCTGGCTGCGCTGATCGGCATAGTGCTGTGCATCATCTATGTCCCCAAGCTGGCCGACCTTCACGGCGTCAACCCGCACCGGGCCCTCTGGCTCACCGCTGCGAATCCGCTGTTCCTTACCAACTTCATCGCCAGCGTCCACAACGACGCACTGATGATTGGCCTGGCCCTCGCCGGCCTTTACTACTGCGCCACGCGAAGGGTGGTCTTTGGCATTGTCCTGGTCACCCTTTCCATCTCGGTCAAACCGATCACGATCGTTTTCCTGCCATTCATTGGCCTCCTCTGGGCAGGCAAGGGCGCCAGCTGGCCCCGGAAGTTCCTTTACTGGGGGCTTACCGCAGGATTGTCCCTGGCGCTCCTTTTCGCGATGAGCCGGGTGAACGGCTTTGGATTCGGCTGGATCAATGGGCTCTCGGCGCCGGGAAGCATCTGGATCTGGTACGCCCCCGTGGGCCTGATGGGCCTCGTGGTCGCGTCCATTGCCAATGCGTTCAGCCTGGACGGTTGGGGACTCGCCAAATGGGTGTACGACGCCGGCAAGGTGCTTGCCGTGGGCATCGTCGCCTGGCAGATTTTCAAGGGTGACCATGACCGCCTGATGCGGCGGCTGACCCTGGCCTTCGCGGCGATCGTTCTGCTGGCACCCATGATCCAGTCCTGGTACGTCGTGTGGCTCATTCCGCTGTTTGCGGTCACGGGCATCCGCGATGACTGGCAGGTCAAGGCCCTCTACTTCATCGTTTCCTTCTTTATGGTCTATGCCATCTCGGACCAGCTTGAAGTCTTCCCGTACCTGCAGACAGAGGACCTGGGGCTTGCCCTGACGCTGGCGCGGAACGCTGCAGCCATCATCGCGCTGATGTTCGCCCTGTACCTGATTTTCCTTGACCCGCGCACCAAGCACCTGTTCAGCAAGTCGGATCAGCCGGTAACCACGCGCCCCATCATCTGA
- a CDS encoding DNA alkylation repair protein translates to MSTAVNGRLLAAIRKILVEHADPVRAAGVQAYMKSAVPSLGVRVPDVRRLTAAAAAECPFDSVEQLRSTVLELWRNAAWREERYAAIDLTGLRIAAGDPLMLPVYEELIRTGAWWDFADGVAHRICDLLQAHRPTMTEVLRSWSRDGDFWIRRASITAQLKAKAATDTELLRDVIEANLADPEFFVRKAIGWSLREYAKTDAEWVRSFVAEHSTEMSPLSRREALRNLEPAVQPK, encoded by the coding sequence ATGAGCACGGCGGTTAATGGGAGGCTGCTGGCCGCGATCCGCAAAATACTGGTGGAACACGCTGATCCTGTACGCGCGGCTGGAGTGCAGGCGTACATGAAGTCCGCTGTTCCGTCCCTGGGCGTCAGGGTCCCCGATGTCCGGCGGCTGACGGCGGCTGCTGCTGCCGAGTGCCCATTCGACTCGGTGGAGCAACTGCGCTCCACCGTGCTGGAACTTTGGCGCAATGCCGCCTGGCGGGAGGAGCGCTATGCGGCGATCGACCTCACGGGCCTCCGCATCGCAGCCGGAGATCCCCTGATGCTGCCTGTCTATGAGGAACTCATCCGCACCGGCGCCTGGTGGGACTTTGCTGACGGCGTGGCCCACCGGATCTGTGACCTGCTGCAGGCCCACCGGCCAACGATGACCGAGGTGCTGCGGAGTTGGAGCAGGGACGGGGATTTCTGGATCAGGCGGGCTTCCATCACTGCGCAGCTCAAGGCCAAGGCCGCCACCGACACCGAACTGCTGCGTGACGTGATCGAGGCGAACCTGGCGGATCCGGAGTTCTTCGTCCGAAAGGCCATTGGCTGGTCGCTGCGGGAGTACGCCAAGACCGACGCGGAGTGGGTCAGGTCCTTTGTGGCTGAACACAGCACTGAGATGAGCCCGTTGTCCCGCCGGGAAGCGTTGCGGAACCTGGAGCCTGCTGTCCAGCCCAAGTAA